TTCAACATGGCGTTGAGCTCGTGGTAGCCAAGTCCTTCCCAAGCTGCCGGCATGTCCTTAGAGGACTTCATTGTTGAGTCTTGTTCTGAGACAATCGTGTCCAAAATTCTTCCAATCCTTCGTGAACGCGGTCCACATCCTCAGATGTGCCCATGAGTTCAAAACGGTATAAATGCTGTACATTGCACTTCTCGGCGACTATGTCACCGGCGAGGCAATAGGTTTCGCCAAAATTTGTGTTCCCTGCGCCGATAACGCCACGGATTAGCTTTCGATTGTCCGCCACGTTAAGGAATTTGATGACCTGTTTTGGCACGGCTCCTCGCCGAGTTTCCCCACCATAGGTGGGCAAGATCAAAACGAAGGGTTCCTGCGCCAAAAGGGTTTCTTCAGAGGTATAAATCGGCAACCGCGCCGCTTCCAACCCCAATTTCATGACGAAACGGTGGGTGTTATCGGAAGCTGACGAGAAATAAATCAATCGGCTGCTGGTGTATCGAGAAGTTATCGCTGTTACTGCGGGTTCTGCTGCAACGGCTGACATGGCTTTCGCTTTCCAACTACTTACTTGCGGTTGTGGGGCCAACCGCTTGTTGGATTAGCCCCACTTGTGTGCGCTATGCGCACGTAAAATTATGGTGAGCTTGCAGGCTAC
This genomic window from Arthrobacter sp. TMP15 contains:
- the nrdI gene encoding class Ib ribonucleoside-diphosphate reductase assembly flavoprotein NrdI; protein product: MSAVAAEPAVTAITSRYTSSRLIYFSSASDNTHRFVMKLGLEAARLPIYTSEETLLAQEPFVLILPTYGGETRRGAVPKQVIKFLNVADNRKLIRGVIGAGNTNFGETYCLAGDIVAEKCNVQHLYRFELMGTSEDVDRVHEGLEEFWTRLSQNKTQQ